The DNA sequence AAATTGCGCATTAATTCGACCTATTTAGGAAAGGTCAATTTGAACTCTTGCTGTTGCTTAGCGCTATATTTAAGCCCTAAGTGAGCAGCAGTTCTTAGATTGACCGCAAGTAAGGTTGATTTTAAAGCGGCAAAGTCCTTTTGCTCGGGTTGTTTGTCTAATTCTTGCACCATGGTAAATAAGTGTTTACCTAGGGCAAAGTTATCTGGGTAGGTTGAAAACAGCGCGCCACGTTTGGCATGAGACGGCTTGCTTGAAAATACCACGACTTCTTTTTTCCATGCCTTTTCTAAGATCAGTGGTAGGGTAATTTTATCGTTGGCTGAGACTCTGTCTAGCGGTAACCAAAGGGCATCTTTTTTGGAAACGCCAGAGTCAAACAATTGTTGATAGAAGTTAATGGCATCTTTGGTACTGTCGACCTTTTTTAGATCTAAGCTTAAGCCTTGCGCTTTAGCCGCTTGCTTAGCTAATTCAATTAGCCAAGCACTTTTTTGGCTATAAGCCACATGTACCTTTTCCACATGCGGGGCAACTTGCTGTAAATAGTTAAATAAATAAGCAGGATCGGTAATTAGGCTAATGCCAGAAATACCATTAGGGCTAATTGGTAATGCGCCTGAGACAACATGAAATTCTTTTTTACCATCAGCAGTTAAGCGCTTTGATAAGTATTTGGCTAATTGCCAGCCTGAGCGACCTAAGACAATAACTTTATTGATTTGCTTTTGCTTTAATTGGGCAACAATTTCTTCACCATTAAAGTTTTTTTCTAATATGAAGTTGCTAAAGCGTACTTGGTTTTGAATGCCTTTTGCAGCACTGTGACTGCCAGAGATGATTTCTTGGTAAATGCTGCGATAAGGCTCTTTGGCATTAGGATAGAAAATAGCAATTTCATCGTCATCTGCTGCGACCGCCATTGCGCTTGATAGTAGCAAAATAACTAAAAGTAAAAATGAGCAAAATTGCTTGATGAGCGCAGTGTTCAATCCATCGGCCTAAGTATTACTAACACGATGCTCAGTATACACTTGTTGTAAGTAAGGTCAAAACCTAACATAAGATTTTGACCTTGAAACTTGATGTATATTAAGCCCTTACAAGCTGAGGGCTTAATGGTTACCTTAGTTAGAAGTTATAAACTAAGGTAAATGAAGTGATGGTGTCTGTGTTTTCAAATTTAGTCTCGTCAACTTCTGAGTTGTAATCTACACGGAAAGAAAACTTTAATTGCATTGACTCAATTAATTTTGTGGTAATTGACGTTTCAGATTGATAGAAACTGTTTTTACCAGACTCAACGGCTTGACGAGCCACTAAGTATTGCTTGAATTCAACGTGTTCATTAATTTGTGCTGTATAAAGCGCTTGAGCTTGAACAATAAAGTTAGTTTCAGATGTTTCTGGCTCAGTTTCGGTTGCGCGAATTTCGTCATACTTTATACCAGGACCGATATCGGCAAACAATGAACTGGTTTCAGTTTTATACCAGTTACGACCCCAACCAGTCGAGAACGAACTTTGGCTTTTAAAGTTAAGAAATTTATCTTGAGAGTAAGATAAGTTAGCGTATAAATAATTTTTACCTTGCTCTTGCAAGGTGTAATTAGTTTGTGCTTTTAAATCCCACTTGTTGTCAGTGGTGTTATAG is a window from the Litorilituus sediminis genome containing:
- a CDS encoding ABC transporter substrate binding protein; the encoded protein is MNTALIKQFCSFLLLVILLLSSAMAVAADDDEIAIFYPNAKEPYRSIYQEIISGSHSAAKGIQNQVRFSNFILEKNFNGEEIVAQLKQKQINKVIVLGRSGWQLAKYLSKRLTADGKKEFHVVSGALPISPNGISGISLITDPAYLFNYLQQVAPHVEKVHVAYSQKSAWLIELAKQAAKAQGLSLDLKKVDSTKDAINFYQQLFDSGVSKKDALWLPLDRVSANDKITLPLILEKAWKKEVVVFSSKPSHAKRGALFSTYPDNFALGKHLFTMVQELDKQPEQKDFAALKSTLLAVNLRTAAHLGLKYSAKQQQEFKLTFPK
- a CDS encoding DUF481 domain-containing protein; the protein is MKAKMTLTALCLLPFAATSAFAEEANKDSELTMSAELGMLLKTGNSKSGDIKAGFNVKHKKDQWTNLLEINALGKKSEQKNDETGEKDYNTTDNKWDLKAQTNYTLQEQGKNYLYANLSYSQDKFLNFKSQSSFSTGWGRNWYKTETSSLFADIGPGIKYDEIRATETEPETSETNFIVQAQALYTAQINEHVEFKQYLVARQAVESGKNSFYQSETSITTKLIESMQLKFSFRVDYNSEVDETKFENTDTITSFTLVYNF